In Gemmobacter sp. 24YEA27, a genomic segment contains:
- a CDS encoding ATP phosphoribosyltransferase regulatory subunit — protein MLSASDRAAIRAVADELYGQLLAAGAVAVETEILQPAGPLLDLYGEDIRARAYVTADPTLGEMMLRPDFTVPVVEAHMRDGAEPARYAYMGEVFRRQEDPDARAREYLQVGFEVFDRAAPEADAEVFALFSDLMAPLALRPATGDIGILMAAVRGLSTSDRRKAALLRHIWRPKRFRALLDRFAGRAAPSPARAALLDRLKSDAPEALIEAAGPLVGLRSAEDIAGRAAALIEDAATPPIAATEAALLYDLLTLQAPSLAALAHLRGIAPMLPAITPAIERFAARLEALKARGVNVETLPFEASHGRTTLEYYDGFVFTLAAADPALPAVASGGRYDALTAHLGQGGSIPAVGGIIRPELVARLKGAI, from the coding sequence ATGCTTTCCGCCAGTGACAGGGCCGCCATCCGCGCAGTCGCCGACGAGCTTTACGGCCAGCTTCTCGCCGCCGGTGCCGTGGCGGTCGAGACCGAGATCCTGCAGCCTGCCGGCCCGCTTCTGGATCTTTACGGCGAGGATATCCGCGCCCGCGCCTATGTGACCGCCGATCCGACCCTTGGCGAGATGATGCTGCGCCCCGATTTCACCGTGCCGGTGGTCGAGGCCCATATGCGCGACGGGGCCGAGCCTGCGCGCTATGCCTATATGGGCGAGGTCTTTCGCCGCCAGGAAGACCCCGATGCCCGCGCCCGCGAATATCTCCAGGTCGGGTTCGAGGTGTTTGACCGCGCCGCGCCCGAGGCCGATGCCGAGGTCTTCGCGCTGTTTTCCGACCTGATGGCGCCGCTGGCCCTGCGCCCGGCCACCGGCGATATCGGCATCCTGATGGCTGCCGTGCGCGGGCTTTCGACGTCAGACCGGCGCAAGGCGGCCCTCTTGCGCCATATCTGGCGCCCTAAGCGGTTTCGCGCGCTGCTCGACCGTTTTGCGGGGCGTGCGGCACCGTCTCCGGCCCGGGCCGCGCTGCTCGATCGTCTGAAATCCGATGCGCCAGAGGCGCTGATCGAGGCTGCGGGCCCGCTTGTCGGCCTGCGCTCTGCCGAAGATATCGCCGGACGTGCCGCCGCGCTGATCGAAGATGCGGCGACGCCACCCATCGCTGCGACCGAGGCCGCGCTGCTTTATGATCTGCTGACGCTCCAGGCGCCCTCGCTGGCGGCGCTCGCCCATCTGCGCGGGATTGCGCCCATGCTGCCCGCGATCACCCCGGCGATTGAACGATTTGCCGCGCGGCTCGAAGCGCTGAAGGCGCGCGGCGTCAATGTCGAAACCCTGCCTTTCGAGGCAAGTCATGGCCGTACCACGCTGGAATATTATGACGGCTTTGTCTTCACCCTGGCGGCCGCCGATCCGGCCCTGCCGGCGGTGGCGTCGGGGGGGCGCTATGACGCGCTGACGGCGCATCTGGGCCAGGGCGGCTCGATCCCCGCCGTCGGGGGCATCATCCGCCCCGAACTGGTGGCGCGGTTGAAAGGGGCAATCTGA
- the hisS gene encoding histidine--tRNA ligase, with protein sequence MSEGKIRRPRAETPKGFRDYFGAEVTERKAMLDAIAGVYHRYGFEALETSAVETVEALGKFLPDVDRPNEGVFAWQDEDEAWMALRYDLTAPLARVAAQYRNDLPSPYRRYAMGPVWRNEKPGPGRFRQFYQCDADTVGTGSVAADAEICAMLSDALEVVGIPRGDYVVKVNNRKVLNGVMEVAGVLDPSDATRFEAERGIVLRAIDKIDRLGDAGVRALLGEGRKDESGDFTKGAGLSSEQAEVVMGFVSAKRDSGAETVARLRELVGASALGAEGVNELETIAALLDAQGYGPDRIVLDPGVVRGLGYYTGPVFEAELTFEILDEKGRKRQFGSVAGGGRYDDLVKRFTGQAVPATGVSIGVDRLLAALHAKGRVAADTTGPVVVTVMDRDRMADYMSMVADLRNAGIRAEVYLGNPKNFGNQLKYADKRQSPVAVIQGSDEAARGVVVLKDLILGAKIAENATLEEWKDRPAQVEAPRGDLVATVRKMLGQ encoded by the coding sequence ATGTCCGAAGGCAAGATCCGCCGCCCCCGGGCCGAGACCCCCAAGGGATTTCGTGATTATTTCGGGGCCGAGGTCACCGAACGCAAGGCGATGCTCGACGCCATTGCCGGGGTCTATCATCGCTACGGGTTCGAGGCGCTGGAGACATCGGCGGTGGAAACCGTCGAGGCGCTTGGCAAATTCCTGCCCGATGTTGACCGCCCGAATGAGGGGGTCTTCGCCTGGCAGGATGAGGATGAGGCCTGGATGGCCTTGCGCTACGACCTGACCGCGCCTCTCGCGCGGGTTGCGGCGCAATATCGCAATGATCTGCCCTCGCCCTATCGCCGCTATGCGATGGGGCCGGTCTGGCGGAATGAAAAGCCGGGCCCGGGCCGGTTCCGCCAGTTCTACCAATGCGACGCCGATACGGTCGGCACCGGCTCGGTCGCCGCCGATGCCGAGATCTGCGCCATGCTCTCGGATGCGCTGGAAGTGGTCGGCATCCCGCGCGGCGATTATGTGGTCAAGGTCAATAACCGCAAAGTGCTGAACGGCGTGATGGAGGTCGCGGGGGTTCTCGACCCGTCCGACGCCACCCGGTTCGAGGCCGAGCGCGGCATTGTGCTCCGCGCCATCGACAAGATCGACCGGCTGGGCGATGCGGGGGTGCGCGCACTATTGGGAGAAGGCCGTAAGGACGAGAGCGGTGATTTCACCAAAGGCGCGGGGCTGTCGTCTGAGCAGGCCGAGGTGGTGATGGGCTTCGTTTCCGCCAAACGCGACAGTGGCGCGGAGACGGTTGCGCGTCTGCGCGAGTTGGTCGGTGCCTCAGCGCTTGGCGCCGAGGGCGTCAATGAGCTGGAAACCATCGCGGCGCTGCTCGATGCCCAGGGCTATGGGCCTGACCGGATCGTGCTCGACCCGGGCGTGGTGCGCGGCCTGGGCTATTACACCGGCCCGGTGTTCGAGGCCGAGCTGACCTTCGAAATCCTCGACGAAAAGGGCCGCAAGCGCCAGTTCGGCTCGGTCGCCGGCGGCGGGCGTTATGATGATCTGGTGAAACGCTTCACCGGCCAGGCGGTGCCTGCGACCGGCGTGTCAATTGGCGTCGACCGGCTCCTAGCGGCGCTGCATGCGAAAGGCCGCGTGGCGGCGGATACCACTGGCCCGGTCGTCGTGACCGTGATGGACCGTGACCGCATGGCCGATTACATGTCGATGGTCGCGGACCTGCGCAATGCAGGCATCCGTGCCGAGGTCTATCTCGGCAATCCGAAGAATTTCGGAAACCAGCTGAAATATGCGGATAAACGCCAAAGCCCGGTGGCGGTGATCCAGGGCTCGGACGAGGCGGCGCGTGGCGTAGTGGTGCTGAAAGACCTGATCCTCGGCGCGAAAATCGCCGAGAATGCCACGCTTGAGGAATGGAAAGACCGCCCTGCGCAGGTCGAAGCCCCGCGCGGCGATCTCGTCGCGACTGTGCGCAAGATGCTGGGGCAATGA
- a CDS encoding SlyX family protein — translation MATTEAVEERIAHLIRAVDDLSDVVARQDREITQLNRRVHMLMEREAEREQMAGEAPAANQPPPHW, via the coding sequence ATGGCCACGACAGAGGCGGTGGAGGAGCGGATCGCGCATCTGATCCGGGCGGTGGATGACCTGTCGGATGTGGTGGCGCGCCAGGATCGCGAGATCACCCAGCTGAATCGCCGGGTGCATATGCTGATGGAGCGCGAGGCCGAACGCGAGCAGATGGCGGGCGAGGCCCCGGCTGCGAACCAGCCGCCGCCGCATTGGTGA